The Bacillota bacterium DNA segment AAGTCAGGGGTTTACGGGTGTTTTACACCTGCGAAACTTGAGTTAGTAATAATAATCGGCATGCTGGTGGGGTGGTTGCTTGTAACGTATGTTGAGGGCCAGCGGACGGGTGAATACAACTGGACACTTGTAGCCGCGGGTATGGCGGGCACTGTCTTTGCTTATGTGATCCATTTGTTGCAGTCCAAATCTAGAACGCCCAATATTCCCGAAGCTGATGAACGCAGTCAGTATTTGCTTTTGCGCTTCTGCTCTTTTGCCCTGTACTTTGTACTCTTTATCAGTGCCGCGATGTTGCTTGGCTTGTATATCATGGGAATTGAATCGGTATCGACTATCGCGTTGATTTTTTATATGATAATCCTCTTTATTGTATTAGGAGTTGGCGGGTTTATCATCAGACGCTTGTAGTGGTATTGGCGGGATAGAATTCTTGTAGGAAAAGCAGGTGTTTACTTTGCATGAACAGTCGTTATTTCAATGCCCAGTTTGCAGCGAAGTGTTGTTCCGCGAGCAAAAACAGTATTTTTGTCAGAACAAACACAGTTTTGACCGGGCCAGGCAGGGCTATGTCAATCTGCTGTTGCCCCGGCATACAGGCGCAGGCAATCCAGGGGACACCCGGGAGATGTTGCAAAGCAGGCGCGCGTTTCTGGACCGGGGGTATTATGAGGAGTTTTCTCGAAAGTTAAATGAAACGGTCGCCAACACGCTGTCCTCTGCGAAGGAGGCGCAAATCCTTGATGCAGGTTGCGGTGAGGGATATTATACCTGGCGCCTGAAGAATTACCTGGCCGGGAATTCTCCTGATATCTATGGAATTGATGTATCACGTACAGCAATTCAATATGCCGCTGGTCGCGATCGGTCGATTAGTTTTGCTGTGGCCAGCAATTACCATATCCCTGTGCTGGATGATGCTCTAGACTGCATCATTTGCGTCTTTGCCCCCCGTGACGAAGGTCAGTTTAGCCGGGTGTTAAAACCGACTGGAACGGTTGTGGTGGCGGCGCCGGGCACCCGGCATTTGAATTCCCTCCGGAAAAGGCTGTCAGTTGACCCTGAACGCCTGGGGTCAAAGGGAGATATGGCTGGTGGTTTTTCCCTTATGGATACTGCAAATGTCACCTACGACATATGCCTGGAAAACGAGGACATCTTAAATTTGCTGCAGATGACTCCGTACAGTCGCCATGTTGAGGCCGGGGCTGTGGCAGCTCTGGAGAAAGTTGAAAAATTGGAAATAACGGTGGATATTGATATTCGGGTGTATAAACAAATTTAATGTTTGGGAGAGATGAAAGTGAGTTATTTGACAGTAGCCCTATTACAAATGGCGCAAACAAATAATCCGGAGAATCTAGACAAAGGACTCAACTTTTGTCGGCAGGCAAAGGCGATGGGCGCGGACATTGCCCTGTTCCCCGAAATGTGGAATGTTGGCTATCAGTTTCCGGAACGGGAGGCGGATGTTGCACAGTGGCAAAGATAGGCTATCGACCAAAACAGTGATTTTTTCGTCCGGCATCAGGAGTTGGCGGCGGAGTTGGATATGGCAATTGCCATTACTTACCTTGAGCTTTGGGAGGGTTTGCCCCGAAATACGGTTGCTCTTATCGACCGCACAGGCAAAACTGTGCTTACATACGCCAAAGTTCACACCTGCGATTTTGGCTTCGAAGCCCTGTGCAATCCCGGCGAGGAATTTTACACCTGTGAGTTGAATATGGCTCAGGGCAATGTAAATATTGGAGCAATGATATGTTATGACCGGGAGTTTCCCGAGAGCGCCCGGATACTGATGCTCCAGGGCGCCGAGATAATCCTCATTCCCAATGCCTGCGGCATGGAGGAGAACCGCAAGACCCAGCTGCGGGCCCGGGCTTATGAGAACATGGTCGGGGTGGCCCTGGCCAATTACGCCGGTGAGAGTTGCAAGGGCCACTCGGTCGCATATGACGGGATTGGGTTTACCGGCGCAAACGGACGCTCCCACAATACACTGATTGTAGAGGCGGGTGAAGCGGAGGGCGTTTACCTGGCCCGGTTTGATCTAGAGAAGCTGAGAAATTATCGTAGCAGTCAAACCTGGGGCAATGCCTACCGCAAACCCCGGGCCTACTCTTTGCTGCTATCCGAGGAAGTTAAGGCGCCGTTTATCCGTAAAGATTCCCGCCGTGAATTAGACACCGGGCAAAGGAGAGATGATTGTGAGTAAAAACGAAACGCTAAAAGAGTATATTCGTAAAAACTATGGTCAGATTGCCGAGAGTGGCAGCAGCGGTTCATGCTGTAGCGGCGGTTGCAGCTGTAGTGGAACAACGCTTGTGCCGGCCGAGACATCTGCCCGCCTGGGTTATACCGGGGAGGAGCTGGCGGAGCTGCCCGCAGGCGCAAATATGGGGCTGGGTTGTGGCAACCCAGTGGCGCTGGCAGCGCTGAAAGTAGGTGAAACAGTTCTGGACCTCGGTTGCGGTGGCGGGCTGGACTGTTTCTTGGCCAGCAAGCAGGTGGGGCCCGACGGCCATGTTATTGGAGTCGATATGACCGCAGAAATGATTAGTTTGGCACGCAAGAACGCCACAGAAGCCGGCTATGATAACGTGGAGTTCCGCCTTGGGGAAATCGAGCATTTGCCGGTGGCTGATAATACGGTGGACGTTATTATTTCCAATTGCGTACTCAACTTGTCTACTAACAAGGCACAGGCATATCGTGAAATTTATCGGGTGCTTAAGCCCGGCGGACGGCTGATGATTTCGGACATCGTTGCCACCGTTCCACTGCCGGAGCAGGTGCGCAGCGATTTGCAGTTATTTGCCGGCTGTGTCGCTGGCGCCGAACATGTTGATAATTTGCGGGAACTCATGAATCAAGTAGGTTTCACTGGGATTGATCTCACACCTAAAGATAACAGCCGTGAAATTATCCAGTCCTGGGCTCCGGGCAGCAAGCTTGAAGAGTATGTTGCCTCGTTCAATATTACAGCCAATAAACCAAGTTGACGCTAGTGGAGGTCGGAGCGCCATGAAACCTGTTATACGTTTCGCCGTAGCGACAGATATAGACATCTGTCTACAGTATGACCATTGCAAAGACCGCGGACTCCTATTGCGGAAAATAGAGGCCGGTGAGCTCATCATCGCAGAACTGGACGGTAAACCGGTCGGATACTTGACTATTCAGTTCATCTGGGAAGTTTTGCCGTATATAAGTTTAGTCCGGGTGGCGGAGCCATTTCAGCGCCAGGGTATCGGTCGGAGGATGCTTGCTTTCCTAGAGCAGCACCTCCGGGAACAGGGGCATAAGCAATTGCTTAGTTCCTCCCAGGTTGATGAGCCGGAGCCGCAAGCCTGGCATCGAGCCCGGGGTTTCCGGGAATGCGGGATTCTCGCTGGAGTTAACGAAGGTGCCATCGGCGAGGTGTTCTTCCGCAAGAAGCTGTAACACAAACCTGGTCAGGCTGTACGCGCCTGGCCTTTTGTGAGCTTAAACGCAGGGAGGTTAATACATGGCTAGTACACGCGTGCATATAAACGGAACGATACATACAATGGACGGCCGCGGTCAACGAGGATAAGCTTAAAGGGACTGTTAGCGAAGGGAAGTTGGCAACGTGATTGTTGTGGATTAAGATCCGTTTCAGGTTTCACCGGAGGAGTTGTCTGCAATCCGTGTGCAGAAAGTGTATGTCGGTGGAGAATTACAAAATCAGTTCGGTTGACAGCTAACCCCTGTTTTGGTATATAAAATATGTATTAGCACTCCCGTTAAAGGAGTGCTAATACGAGCCGATTTAAATGTTCAAGAAGGAGGAATTTTTGTGGCAGTACGGGAATTTCAGGCGGAGTCCAAACGACTCTTAGACTTAATGATCAACTCAATTTACACCCACAAAGAGATATTTTTGCGGGAACTCATTTCCAACGCCAGCGATGCAATCGACAAGATTTATTACAAAGCGTTGACCGATGATTCCCTGGAATTTAATAAGGAAGATTACTTTATTCGGATTACGGCAGACAAAGATACGCGGCTGTTGACAGTCTCTGATACAGGGATTGGCATGACCGAGGCGGAGCTTGAGGAAAACCTCGGGGTCATAGCCCAGAGTGGTTCTCTTAACTTCAAAAAAGCTCATGAGCTTAAAGATGATCACGATATTATCGGCCAATTTGGCGTTGGATTTTATTCCGCCTTTATGGTCGCGGACGTTGTCACGGTAATAACCAAGGCCTTCGGCAGTCAACAGGCATTCAAATGGGAATCCCGGGGCGCCGATGGCTATACTATTGAACCTTGTGAGAAGGAAACCGTGGGCACAGAGGTTGTCCTGAAAATCAAGGAAAACACAGAAGATGAAGACTATGATCAGTATCTGGATGAACATAGTCTCAAGGCAACAGTAAAAAAATACTCGGACTTTATTCGCTACCCAATTAAGATGGATGTCACCGAGACACGGCTCAAAGAAGGCAGCGATGAGGATTACGAGCAGGTTACTGAGGAAAAGACCGTCAACAGCATGGTGCCAATCTGG contains these protein-coding regions:
- a CDS encoding methyltransferase domain-containing protein, which produces MHEQSLFQCPVCSEVLFREQKQYFCQNKHSFDRARQGYVNLLLPRHTGAGNPGDTREMLQSRRAFLDRGYYEEFSRKLNETVANTLSSAKEAQILDAGCGEGYYTWRLKNYLAGNSPDIYGIDVSRTAIQYAAGRDRSISFAVASNYHIPVLDDALDCIICVFAPRDEGQFSRVLKPTGTVVVAAPGTRHLNSLRKRLSVDPERLGSKGDMAGGFSLMDTANVTYDICLENEDILNLLQMTPYSRHVEAGAVAALEKVEKLEITVDIDIRVYKQI
- a CDS encoding GNAT family N-acetyltransferase; amino-acid sequence: MLPRSILQPINQVDASGGRSAMKPVIRFAVATDIDICLQYDHCKDRGLLLRKIEAGELIIAELDGKPVGYLTIQFIWEVLPYISLVRVAEPFQRQGIGRRMLAFLEQHLREQGHKQLLSSSQVDEPEPQAWHRARGFRECGILAGVNEGAIGEVFFRKKL
- the arsM gene encoding arsenite methyltransferase; the encoded protein is MIVSKNETLKEYIRKNYGQIAESGSSGSCCSGGCSCSGTTLVPAETSARLGYTGEELAELPAGANMGLGCGNPVALAALKVGETVLDLGCGGGLDCFLASKQVGPDGHVIGVDMTAEMISLARKNATEAGYDNVEFRLGEIEHLPVADNTVDVIISNCVLNLSTNKAQAYREIYRVLKPGGRLMISDIVATVPLPEQVRSDLQLFAGCVAGAEHVDNLRELMNQVGFTGIDLTPKDNSREIIQSWAPGSKLEEYVASFNITANKPS